A window of the Microbacterium sp. AZCO genome harbors these coding sequences:
- a CDS encoding TetR family transcriptional regulator: MPEYAVPTPRRRGRPRGGESGTRDRILTSAVEEFGEHGYDSATIRGIATRAGVDSALVHHYFGTKADLFAEAVGAPMRPDVDVPAILAGPRDELGEHIVRYVLEAWERPDVRKRGVVLLRSALGNRFATPLLASFLSRELLGRIAAELDVPDAELRASLVASQIAGILIARHVLKLPAVAAASIDDLIDRIAPTVQRYLTD, translated from the coding sequence ATGCCCGAGTACGCCGTCCCGACGCCGCGTCGGCGCGGACGACCGCGCGGGGGTGAGTCGGGCACGCGCGACCGCATCCTCACGTCGGCGGTCGAGGAGTTCGGCGAGCACGGGTACGACAGCGCGACGATCCGCGGGATCGCGACGCGGGCGGGCGTGGATTCCGCCCTCGTGCACCACTACTTCGGCACGAAGGCCGATCTCTTCGCCGAGGCGGTCGGGGCGCCGATGCGACCCGACGTCGACGTTCCGGCGATCCTGGCCGGCCCTCGCGACGAGCTCGGCGAGCACATCGTCCGGTACGTGCTCGAGGCGTGGGAGCGACCGGACGTCCGCAAGCGCGGCGTCGTGCTGCTTCGGTCGGCGCTCGGCAACCGCTTCGCGACGCCGCTCCTCGCGAGCTTCCTCTCGCGCGAGCTGCTCGGCCGCATCGCCGCCGAGCTCGACGTGCCCGACGCTGAGCTCCGCGCGAGCCTCGTCGCCTCGCAGATCGCCGGCATCCTCATCGCGCGGCACGTCCTGAAGCTGCCGGCGGTGGCCGCGGCATCCATCGACGACCTCATCGACCGCATCGCGCCGACCGTGCAGCGGTACCTCACAGACTGA
- a CDS encoding MarR family winged helix-turn-helix transcriptional regulator has product MTDRRLAIDAWESLFRAQHEIFGDINGDFDGTTLSQAEYDVLLTVTRADDMTARLRDVTANMLISQPSVSRLVDRMVVRGLISKCPDPDDGRGALVRATEDGASAFRRIASAHGKAIAERMSVLSDDELDQLRELTAKLRRLQPTDC; this is encoded by the coding sequence ATGACCGACAGGCGACTCGCCATCGACGCCTGGGAGAGCCTCTTCCGCGCACAGCACGAGATCTTCGGCGACATCAACGGCGACTTCGACGGGACGACGCTGTCCCAGGCGGAGTACGACGTGCTGCTCACCGTGACCCGCGCCGATGACATGACGGCGCGTCTGCGCGACGTCACGGCGAACATGCTCATCAGCCAGCCCAGCGTCTCGCGCCTCGTCGACCGCATGGTCGTTCGGGGCCTCATCTCGAAGTGCCCCGATCCCGACGACGGCCGCGGAGCGCTCGTCCGCGCGACGGAGGACGGCGCCTCCGCCTTCCGGCGCATCGCCTCGGCGCACGGCAAGGCCATCGCCGAGCGGATGTCGGTGCTGAGCGACGACGAGCTCGATCAGCTGCGTGAGCTGACGGCCAAGCTGCGGCGGCTGCAGCCCACCGACTGCTGA
- the panC gene encoding pantoate--beta-alanine ligase, translating to MKIVRTRAEVRAEVAATRGRGGLVGLVPTMGAFHEGHLSLIRQARAESDLVVVSLFVNPTQFGPNEDLAAYPRDEERDARLAEEAGADVLFAPPVDEVYPAGFATTVHVAGLTDVMCGASRGAQHFDGVATVVTKLFQIVAPDAAYFGQKDAQQVLVVRRLVRDLDIPVRIVACPIVREPDGLAMSSRNVYLDPAARQQATALNRALTAGADAVARGETRSEDVLGAARAVLTASGIDPEYLDLRSGDDLRTLDRVEESALLAVAARVGSARLIDNRILEVR from the coding sequence GTGAAGATCGTCCGCACCCGCGCCGAGGTGCGCGCCGAGGTCGCCGCCACCCGCGGGCGGGGCGGGCTCGTCGGGCTCGTCCCCACCATGGGCGCCTTCCACGAGGGCCATCTGTCGCTCATCCGGCAGGCGCGCGCCGAGAGCGACCTCGTGGTCGTCTCGCTCTTCGTCAATCCGACGCAGTTCGGGCCGAACGAAGACCTCGCCGCGTATCCGCGCGACGAGGAGCGCGACGCACGCCTCGCCGAGGAGGCGGGCGCCGACGTGCTGTTCGCCCCGCCCGTCGACGAGGTCTACCCGGCGGGCTTCGCGACCACCGTCCACGTCGCGGGCCTCACCGACGTCATGTGCGGCGCGTCCCGCGGCGCTCAGCACTTCGACGGGGTCGCGACGGTCGTGACGAAGCTCTTCCAGATCGTGGCGCCGGACGCCGCGTACTTCGGCCAGAAGGACGCCCAGCAGGTGCTCGTCGTGCGGCGCCTCGTGCGCGACCTCGACATCCCTGTGCGGATCGTCGCATGCCCCATCGTCCGCGAGCCCGACGGCCTCGCGATGAGCTCGCGCAACGTCTACCTCGACCCTGCGGCGCGTCAGCAGGCGACGGCCCTCAACCGCGCGCTCACCGCGGGGGCGGATGCCGTCGCGCGCGGCGAGACCCGTTCCGAGGACGTGCTGGGCGCGGCGCGGGCCGTGCTCACGGCATCCGGGATCGACCCCGAGTATCTCGACCTGCGCTCCGGCGACGACCTCCGGACGCTGGATCGCGTCGAGGAATCGGCCCTTCTCGCCGTCGCCGCCCGTGTGGGCTCGGCACGGCTCATCGACAACCGGATACTGGAGGTGCGATGA
- a CDS encoding N-acyl homoserine lactonase family protein, whose translation MAVTVSILQTGSIRIRPSQLTQSATRPVVLRRMRMLFGDRDWTPLLPINAYLIEHPDGPILVDTGESPHATERGWTPRWHPFFRRCVDIHVGPDEGIGSLLARRGMAAADLRAVVLTHLHHDHADGLGDVVGPPVLLAREHWDAFRRPFRATLEGALPKHWPPGFRPEILRTTGGRLGPWAKTYPLTADGRVVAVPTPGHVPGHLSVVVFGDAATYLVGGDVTYAQELLDRELTDGVNTRPRLAIEQLRRIKAFAAQEPIVLLPAHDPGAATRLAAGETFRPSSLRERD comes from the coding sequence GTGGCGGTCACCGTCAGCATCCTGCAGACCGGGAGCATCCGCATCCGGCCGAGCCAGCTGACGCAGTCTGCGACGAGACCGGTGGTGCTGCGGCGCATGAGGATGCTGTTCGGCGACCGGGACTGGACCCCGCTCCTCCCCATCAATGCGTACCTCATCGAGCATCCCGACGGGCCGATCCTCGTCGACACGGGGGAGTCCCCGCACGCGACGGAGAGGGGCTGGACGCCGCGATGGCACCCGTTCTTCCGCCGCTGCGTCGACATCCACGTCGGCCCCGACGAGGGGATCGGCTCGCTCCTCGCTCGGCGAGGCATGGCCGCGGCCGATCTGCGCGCGGTCGTGCTCACGCATCTGCACCACGACCACGCGGACGGACTCGGCGATGTCGTCGGCCCGCCCGTCCTCCTGGCCAGGGAGCACTGGGATGCCTTCCGTCGGCCCTTCCGCGCGACGCTCGAGGGAGCCCTGCCGAAGCACTGGCCCCCCGGTTTCCGCCCCGAGATCCTGCGCACGACGGGAGGTCGGCTCGGACCGTGGGCGAAGACGTATCCCCTCACCGCCGACGGCCGGGTCGTCGCGGTGCCGACCCCCGGTCACGTTCCCGGACACCTCAGTGTCGTGGTGTTCGGCGACGCCGCGACCTATCTGGTCGGGGGCGACGTCACGTATGCGCAGGAGCTGCTCGACCGGGAGCTCACCGACGGCGTGAACACCCGGCCTCGGCTCGCGATCGAGCAGCTCCGCAGGATCAAGGCCTTCGCGGCACAGGAGCCGATCGTGCTGCTGCCGGCGCACGACCCCGGGGCCGCGACTCGGCTCGCCGCCGGTGAGACCTTCCGCCCGTCATCCCTCCGCGAACGCGACTGA
- a CDS encoding ABC transporter permease yields MNGIRTFATAGRVLRQLSHDPRSIALMLIAPSLLVGLFAWLFSDQDGVFDIYGPPILALFPFIIMFLITSITTLRERRSGTLERLMTTPVGKGDFIVGYAIAFGLMALLQAIVTVSFAVWVCGLNTDGPAWQLGLVAVADAVLGMALGLLASAFARTEFQAVQFMPLIVFPQILLGGLFMPRDQMPDALYAISKVLPLSYAIDAINAVTAGDARWDVYGPLLVVLGFLVAALVLASLTLRRRTP; encoded by the coding sequence GTGAACGGCATCCGCACCTTCGCCACCGCCGGACGCGTCCTCCGACAGCTGAGCCACGACCCGCGGTCGATCGCGCTCATGCTCATCGCGCCGAGCCTGCTCGTGGGCCTGTTCGCCTGGCTGTTCAGCGACCAGGACGGCGTCTTCGACATCTACGGGCCGCCGATCCTGGCGCTGTTCCCGTTCATCATCATGTTTCTCATCACATCGATCACGACGCTGCGGGAGCGTCGCTCGGGCACCCTCGAGCGCCTCATGACGACGCCCGTCGGCAAGGGCGACTTCATCGTCGGCTACGCGATCGCGTTCGGGCTGATGGCCCTCCTCCAGGCGATCGTGACCGTCTCCTTCGCCGTGTGGGTGTGCGGGCTGAACACCGACGGACCCGCGTGGCAGCTCGGGCTCGTCGCGGTCGCCGATGCCGTGCTCGGGATGGCGTTGGGCCTGCTCGCGAGCGCGTTCGCGCGCACGGAGTTCCAGGCGGTGCAGTTCATGCCGCTCATCGTGTTCCCGCAGATCCTGCTCGGCGGGCTGTTCATGCCCCGCGACCAGATGCCCGACGCGCTGTACGCCATCAGCAAGGTCCTGCCGCTCAGCTATGCGATCGATGCCATCAACGCCGTGACGGCGGGGGATGCCCGGTGGGACGTCTACGGCCCTCTGCTGGTCGTGCTCGGATTCCTCGTGGCCGCGCTGGTGCTCGCCTCGCTCACTCTGCGGCGGCGGACGCCGTAG
- the panB gene encoding 3-methyl-2-oxobutanoate hydroxymethyltransferase translates to MSARPEASAPRQKVSLTSLAAQKRRAQPIVMVTAYDYPSAQIAEAAGVDIVLVGDSGAMTVLGYDSTVPITVDEMLVLTSAVRRGLKTPLLVADLPFGSYEVSDEQAVATAQRFVKTTGCDAVKIERGGTTVDRARAIVAAGIPVMGHVGLTPQTAVAIGGYRSQGRTAEDALELSRSAVALQEAGCFALVFEAIPSEVTKAVMPKLDVPVIGIGAGPGTDGQVLVFHDLLGIWDGQPARFVKRYADLRTEMVAGVAAYADDVRTGAYPGPEHGYSADADEMARLRALLDDGPAQNEAPRLP, encoded by the coding sequence ATGAGCGCCCGCCCCGAGGCATCCGCTCCTCGTCAGAAGGTGTCACTGACGTCCCTCGCCGCCCAGAAGCGCAGGGCCCAGCCGATCGTCATGGTGACGGCCTACGACTATCCGAGCGCGCAGATCGCTGAGGCAGCGGGCGTCGACATCGTGCTCGTCGGGGACTCGGGCGCCATGACCGTGCTGGGCTACGACAGCACCGTGCCGATCACGGTCGACGAGATGCTCGTGCTGACCTCCGCTGTGCGGCGGGGGCTGAAGACCCCGCTCCTCGTCGCGGATCTCCCCTTCGGCTCGTACGAGGTGTCGGACGAGCAGGCGGTCGCGACCGCCCAGCGGTTCGTCAAGACGACCGGGTGCGACGCCGTGAAGATCGAGCGCGGCGGCACGACGGTGGATCGGGCGCGCGCCATCGTGGCGGCCGGCATCCCGGTCATGGGCCACGTGGGCCTCACTCCGCAGACGGCCGTCGCGATCGGGGGCTATCGCTCCCAGGGCCGCACGGCCGAAGACGCGCTCGAGCTGTCCCGCAGCGCCGTCGCCCTGCAGGAGGCGGGATGCTTCGCCCTGGTTTTCGAGGCGATCCCGAGCGAGGTGACGAAGGCGGTCATGCCGAAGCTCGACGTGCCCGTGATCGGGATCGGCGCCGGCCCCGGCACCGACGGACAGGTGCTCGTGTTCCACGATCTCCTCGGCATCTGGGATGGACAGCCGGCCCGCTTCGTCAAGCGCTACGCCGACCTGCGCACCGAGATGGTCGCAGGCGTCGCGGCCTACGCCGACGACGTGCGCACCGGTGCGTACCCCGGGCCGGAGCACGGGTACTCGGCGGATGCGGACGAGATGGCGCGGCTCCGCGCGCTGCTCGACGACGGCCCAGCCCAGAACGAGGCACCGCGCCTGCCGTAG
- a CDS encoding ABC transporter ATP-binding protein produces MAENAVEVRGLHVRRGKIEVFQSLDLDIPRGQITGLMGPSGCGKTTLMRSIVGVQKVDGGTVTVLSDPAGTRVQRRRVSYDTQAASVYGDLTIQQNLRYFARIIGAPASDVDRVISQVGLADQARQTVDSLSGGQEKRVSLAVAMLGTPELLVLDEPTVGLDPLLRSELWEIFRSVAAAGATIIVSSHVMDEALRCDRIVLLRAGRIIADTTPAGLLADTGQSDPDAAFLALIEKDAAHGHHPRTRREAREEASE; encoded by the coding sequence GTGGCTGAGAACGCCGTCGAGGTGCGCGGCCTGCACGTGCGCCGCGGCAAGATCGAGGTGTTCCAGAGCCTCGACCTCGACATCCCGCGCGGCCAGATCACGGGGCTGATGGGCCCGTCCGGCTGCGGCAAGACGACGCTCATGCGCTCGATCGTCGGCGTGCAGAAGGTCGACGGGGGCACCGTGACCGTGCTCTCCGACCCCGCCGGAACACGTGTGCAGCGCCGCCGCGTCTCGTACGACACGCAGGCCGCCTCGGTGTACGGCGACCTGACGATCCAGCAGAACCTCCGCTACTTCGCCCGCATCATCGGCGCGCCGGCGTCCGACGTCGACCGGGTCATCTCGCAGGTCGGCCTCGCCGACCAGGCCAGGCAGACCGTCGACTCCCTCAGCGGCGGACAGGAGAAGCGCGTCTCGCTCGCCGTCGCGATGCTCGGCACGCCCGAGCTTCTCGTGCTCGACGAGCCGACGGTCGGGCTGGACCCGCTGCTGCGCTCGGAGCTGTGGGAGATCTTCCGCTCCGTCGCGGCGGCCGGCGCCACGATCATCGTCAGCAGCCACGTGATGGACGAAGCCCTCCGCTGCGACCGCATCGTGCTCCTCCGCGCCGGCCGGATCATCGCCGACACGACTCCCGCCGGGCTGCTCGCAGACACGGGCCAGTCGGATCCGGATGCCGCCTTCCTGGCCCTCATCGAGAAGGATGCCGCCCACGGCCACCATCCGCGAACACGACGCGAAGCGCGAGAGGAGGCATCCGAGTGA
- a CDS encoding alpha-amylase family protein, with amino-acid sequence MTQLHDDVAVDQDFARARAEQETGPLDDPFERRFAQHFPRLHALFRRLYGDRDDGREALADVVALAAASWQARPLELKARDDLRDADPDWFQSQRMLGGVCYVDRYAGGLSGIRDLIPYFQELGLTYLHLMPLFESPEGNSDGGYAVSSYRRVNPALGTMDQLAALAADLRLAGISLVVDFIFNHTSNEHEWAKRAVAGDPDFDEFYLIFPDRRMPDAYERTVREIFPDDHPGAFVQLDDGRWIWATFYHFQWDLNYANPAVFRAMAGEMLFLANQGVEILRMDAVAFIWKRLGTACESLPEAHLLLQAFNAVLRMAAPSLLFKSEAIVHPDEVIEYISPQECQLSYNPLQMALTWESLATRDARLLQKALDERHALPPGTAWVNYVRSHDDIGWTFADEDAAELGIEAYPHRRFLNDFYVGRAPGTFARGVPFQENPKTGDARVTGTTASLAGIEAGDAGGEDRVVLAHALALSTGGIPLLYLGDELAQLNDYSYADDPDTAGDSRWVHRPRRPDAALAQTDTPAGRVFRRLAQLVAARQATPELAGNALLRFDTPLPSVVAFQRPGLELLADRILVVANVGDDAVHLDPLTLSGFARDAVDVVTAESIELDAGLDIAAHGFVWLRVRPLW; translated from the coding sequence ATGACCCAGCTCCACGACGACGTCGCCGTCGACCAGGACTTCGCGCGGGCGCGCGCCGAGCAGGAGACCGGCCCGCTCGACGATCCTTTCGAGCGGCGGTTCGCGCAGCACTTCCCGCGGCTGCACGCGCTCTTCCGGCGCCTCTACGGCGACCGCGACGACGGACGGGAGGCCCTCGCCGACGTCGTGGCCCTCGCCGCGGCGAGCTGGCAGGCGCGTCCGCTCGAGCTGAAGGCGCGCGACGACCTGCGCGACGCCGATCCGGACTGGTTCCAGTCGCAGCGCATGCTGGGCGGGGTCTGCTACGTCGATCGCTATGCGGGCGGGCTGTCCGGCATCCGGGATCTGATCCCCTACTTCCAGGAGCTGGGGCTGACCTATCTGCACCTCATGCCGCTCTTCGAGAGCCCCGAGGGCAACAGCGACGGCGGGTATGCGGTCTCGAGCTACCGGCGCGTGAACCCGGCCCTCGGGACGATGGACCAGCTCGCCGCGCTCGCCGCCGATCTGCGTCTCGCGGGCATCTCGCTCGTGGTGGACTTCATCTTCAACCACACGAGCAACGAGCACGAGTGGGCGAAGCGGGCCGTCGCGGGCGACCCCGACTTCGACGAGTTCTACCTGATCTTCCCCGATCGGCGCATGCCCGACGCCTACGAGCGGACGGTGCGCGAGATCTTCCCCGACGACCACCCGGGCGCGTTCGTGCAGCTCGACGACGGTCGCTGGATCTGGGCGACGTTCTACCACTTCCAGTGGGACCTGAACTATGCGAACCCGGCCGTCTTCCGGGCGATGGCGGGCGAGATGCTGTTCCTCGCGAACCAGGGCGTCGAGATCCTGCGGATGGATGCCGTCGCCTTCATCTGGAAGCGACTCGGGACCGCGTGCGAGTCCCTCCCGGAAGCCCATCTGTTGCTGCAGGCCTTCAATGCGGTCCTGCGGATGGCGGCGCCGTCGCTCCTGTTCAAGTCCGAGGCGATCGTCCACCCCGACGAGGTGATCGAGTACATCTCACCGCAGGAGTGCCAGCTGTCGTACAACCCGCTGCAGATGGCGCTCACGTGGGAGTCGCTTGCGACGCGCGATGCGCGGCTGCTGCAGAAGGCGCTCGACGAGCGTCACGCCCTTCCGCCCGGCACGGCGTGGGTCAACTACGTCCGCAGCCACGACGACATCGGGTGGACGTTCGCCGATGAGGATGCCGCGGAACTGGGCATCGAGGCGTACCCGCATCGCCGATTCCTCAACGACTTCTATGTCGGCCGCGCACCGGGGACGTTCGCACGCGGTGTGCCCTTCCAGGAGAACCCCAAAACGGGCGACGCCCGCGTCACCGGCACGACCGCGTCGCTCGCCGGAATCGAGGCGGGCGATGCCGGCGGCGAGGATCGCGTCGTCCTCGCCCACGCGCTCGCGCTGTCGACCGGCGGCATCCCGCTGCTGTACCTCGGCGACGAGCTCGCGCAGCTCAACGACTACTCCTATGCCGACGACCCCGACACGGCGGGCGACAGCCGGTGGGTGCACCGCCCGCGGCGGCCGGATGCGGCGCTCGCGCAGACCGACACGCCCGCGGGCCGCGTGTTCCGGCGTCTCGCGCAGCTCGTCGCGGCGCGGCAGGCGACGCCGGAGCTCGCCGGCAACGCCCTCCTGCGCTTCGACACTCCGCTGCCGTCGGTCGTCGCGTTCCAGCGCCCCGGCCTCGAGCTGCTGGCCGACCGCATCCTCGTGGTCGCGAACGTCGGCGACGACGCGGTGCACCTCGACCCTCTGACGCTGTCGGGCTTCGCGCGGGACGCGGTCGACGTCGTCACCGCGGAATCGATCGAGCTCGATGCAGGTCTCGACATCGCCGCACACGGGTTCGTGTGGTTGCGGGTGCGTCCGTTGTGGTGA
- a CDS encoding L-serine ammonia-lyase, iron-sulfur-dependent, subunit alpha, producing the protein MSAYVSAFELFSIGVGPSSSHTVGPMRAARDFVVRLRESGALAGTVRVSCTLYGSLGATGIGHGTPDAVVAGLRGEDPATVAPEAVRRTWNDWPGGALRLDAIHDVAFAKDDIVFAPRTRLPGHPNAMTLTALDGAGAVLAEDTYYSVGGGFIRREGEPPRVAAHPFPLTFDTAEELLAICDERGLTIAEAARLNEEALRTEAEVAAGLDAIWDAMAGCIQAGLAAGGELPGMLRVKRRAAAIAEQLKDAEAAGHRELPGEWLGAFALAVNEENASGGRVVTAPTNGAAGILPAVAMYWWRFLADSGLGIGNAVTPHGELVGSALLGFAARRELGPLAPDVVDEELIADANRRRGIRRFLLTATALGSLFKANASISGAEGGCQAEVGSACAMAAGGLTAVMGGTNRQIENAAEIAMEHHLGLTCDPVGGLVQIPCIERNAIAASTAVTAARLALRGDGSHYVSLDAVVETMRQTGIDMSTKYKETSEGGLAVNVIEC; encoded by the coding sequence GTGAGCGCATACGTCTCGGCGTTCGAGCTGTTCTCCATCGGAGTAGGACCCTCGAGCTCCCACACGGTCGGTCCCATGCGGGCGGCCCGCGACTTCGTCGTCCGCCTGCGGGAGTCCGGCGCCCTCGCCGGCACGGTGCGGGTCTCGTGCACGCTGTACGGCTCGCTCGGCGCGACCGGCATCGGTCACGGCACGCCCGATGCCGTCGTCGCGGGACTTCGCGGGGAGGACCCGGCGACCGTCGCGCCCGAGGCCGTGCGACGCACGTGGAACGACTGGCCCGGCGGCGCGCTCCGGCTCGACGCCATCCACGACGTCGCGTTCGCGAAGGACGACATCGTCTTCGCGCCCCGGACGCGGCTGCCGGGTCACCCCAACGCGATGACGCTCACCGCCCTCGACGGCGCCGGCGCCGTGCTCGCCGAGGACACGTACTACTCGGTCGGAGGCGGCTTCATCCGCCGCGAGGGTGAGCCGCCGCGCGTTGCGGCGCATCCCTTCCCCCTGACGTTCGACACTGCGGAGGAGCTCCTCGCGATCTGCGACGAGCGCGGGCTGACGATCGCGGAGGCCGCGCGCCTCAACGAGGAGGCGCTGCGCACCGAGGCGGAGGTCGCCGCGGGCCTCGACGCGATCTGGGACGCCATGGCCGGGTGCATCCAGGCGGGCCTCGCCGCCGGCGGCGAACTGCCCGGGATGCTGCGCGTCAAGCGCCGCGCCGCCGCCATCGCCGAGCAGCTGAAGGACGCCGAGGCCGCCGGCCACCGGGAGCTGCCCGGCGAATGGCTGGGCGCCTTCGCGCTCGCCGTCAACGAGGAGAACGCCTCGGGCGGACGCGTCGTGACGGCGCCGACGAACGGCGCGGCCGGCATCCTTCCCGCCGTCGCGATGTACTGGTGGCGCTTCCTCGCCGACTCGGGCCTGGGCATCGGCAACGCCGTGACCCCGCACGGCGAGCTCGTCGGCAGCGCGCTGCTCGGCTTCGCGGCGCGCCGGGAGCTCGGACCCCTCGCGCCCGACGTCGTCGACGAGGAGCTCATCGCGGACGCGAACCGCCGCCGAGGCATCCGTCGATTCCTCCTCACGGCGACCGCGCTGGGCTCGCTCTTCAAGGCCAACGCCTCGATCTCGGGAGCCGAGGGCGGGTGCCAGGCCGAGGTGGGGTCGGCGTGCGCGATGGCCGCAGGCGGGCTGACCGCCGTCATGGGCGGAACCAACCGGCAGATCGAGAACGCGGCCGAGATCGCGATGGAGCATCACCTCGGCCTGACGTGCGACCCGGTCGGCGGTCTCGTGCAGATCCCGTGCATCGAACGCAACGCGATCGCCGCCTCGACCGCGGTGACGGCGGCACGCCTCGCCCTGCGCGGCGACGGCTCGCACTACGTCTCGCTCGACGCGGTCGTCGAGACGATGCGCCAGACCGGCATCGACATGTCGACCAAGTACAAGGAGACGAGCGAGGGCGGCCTCGCGGTCAACGTCATCGAGTGCTGA
- a CDS encoding DUF2520 domain-containing protein: MSVVGAGRLGTAITRALRSAGVETHGPAGRGIPPAQADVVLLCVPDEEIRDAAHAARGSARLIGHTSGASTLVETDVDFGIHPLGSFLGAEDLAQFRALGCAIAGRSPEGLDAAESIARALGMTAFAIDDDARPSYHAAASVASNYLVTLQAAAERLAGAAGLEPAQARALFTPLVRGTVENWAAHGPASALTGPIARGDERTVARQRAAVATGAPDLLDLFDVLATHTRVLAAHAGALADGAPAARKESAS, translated from the coding sequence GTGAGCGTCGTGGGCGCCGGACGACTGGGCACGGCGATCACCCGGGCCCTGCGATCCGCGGGCGTGGAGACGCACGGGCCGGCGGGGCGAGGCATCCCTCCCGCGCAGGCGGATGTCGTGCTGCTGTGCGTTCCGGATGAAGAGATCCGGGATGCCGCGCACGCGGCCCGGGGCAGTGCACGGCTCATCGGTCACACGTCGGGCGCCTCGACCCTCGTCGAGACCGACGTCGACTTCGGCATCCACCCCCTCGGGTCGTTCCTCGGCGCGGAGGACCTCGCGCAGTTCCGGGCCCTGGGATGCGCGATCGCCGGCCGCTCGCCGGAGGGTCTCGACGCGGCCGAGTCGATCGCGCGAGCGCTCGGCATGACCGCCTTCGCCATCGACGACGACGCGCGGCCGAGCTACCACGCCGCCGCTTCCGTCGCATCCAACTACCTCGTGACGCTGCAGGCCGCCGCAGAGCGACTCGCGGGAGCCGCGGGCCTCGAGCCCGCCCAGGCGCGCGCCCTCTTCACGCCGCTCGTGCGGGGCACGGTCGAGAACTGGGCGGCCCACGGACCCGCGTCCGCGCTGACCGGACCGATCGCCCGCGGCGATGAGCGCACGGTCGCGCGACAGCGCGCAGCCGTCGCCACCGGGGCGCCCGACCTGCTCGACCTGTTCGACGTGCTGGCGACCCACACCCGCGTGCTCGCCGCCCACGCGGGCGCCCTCGCCGACGGCGCGCCCGCCGCCCGGAAGGAATCCGCTTCGTGA
- a CDS encoding Hsp20/alpha crystallin family protein gives MAQYDPFRDLDRFASSLLDARRGPRRMPMDLYRDGDHYVLTADMPGIDPGSVDIDVDGQLLTIRAERTLTTGEGVKWITREREAVSFLRQLNLGQGIDTERITANYSNGVLSVTIPVSEKAKPRKIEVTSDAEQPTIMAHESRDEPQPVEQ, from the coding sequence ATGGCCCAGTACGACCCGTTCCGCGACCTCGACCGCTTCGCGTCGAGCCTTCTCGACGCGCGCCGCGGACCCCGCCGCATGCCCATGGACCTCTACCGCGACGGCGACCACTACGTCCTGACGGCCGACATGCCCGGCATCGACCCGGGGTCGGTCGACATCGACGTCGACGGCCAGCTGCTCACGATCCGTGCCGAGCGCACGCTGACCACGGGCGAAGGCGTCAAGTGGATCACCCGCGAGCGCGAGGCGGTGAGCTTCCTCCGGCAGCTCAACCTCGGCCAGGGCATCGACACCGAACGCATCACGGCGAACTACAGCAACGGCGTCCTGAGCGTCACGATCCCGGTGAGCGAGAAGGCCAAGCCGCGCAAGATCGAGGTGACGTCGGATGCCGAGCAGCCGACGATCATGGCGCACGAGAGCCGCGACGAGCCGCAGCCCGTCGAGCAGTGA
- a CDS encoding methylmalonyl-CoA epimerase encodes MQLVQIAQHADDLARAAGFYSRLLETEPTGLFDPPGLLFFDLEGVRLLLDRNAPTALVYLRVENVHETLERLGSAVEMVSKPHIIFTHEDDTLGPAGHEEWQAFIRDSEGNTVGLIAFQPR; translated from the coding sequence GTGCAGCTCGTCCAGATCGCCCAGCACGCCGACGACCTGGCGCGTGCGGCCGGCTTCTACTCCCGGCTGCTCGAGACGGAGCCGACCGGCCTGTTCGACCCTCCCGGGCTGCTCTTCTTCGACCTCGAGGGCGTCCGGCTGCTGCTCGACCGCAACGCCCCGACCGCGCTGGTCTACCTGCGCGTCGAGAACGTGCACGAGACGCTCGAGCGCCTGGGATCGGCGGTCGAGATGGTGTCGAAGCCCCACATCATCTTCACGCACGAGGACGACACGCTCGGCCCTGCCGGCCACGAGGAGTGGCAGGCCTTCATCCGCGACTCCGAGGGCAACACGGTGGGGCTGATCGCCTTCCAGCCGCGCTGA